One Oenanthe melanoleuca isolate GR-GAL-2019-014 chromosome 3, OMel1.0, whole genome shotgun sequence DNA segment encodes these proteins:
- the KLC4 gene encoding kinesin light chain 4 isoform X3: MSTMVYPREEKLDKLSQEEIISNTKLVMQGLEALKNEHNSILHSLLETIKCLKKDEEANLVHEKSNLLRKSVEMIELGLGEAQVMMALSNHLNAVESEKQKLRAQVRRLCQENQWLRDELANTQQKLQRSEQTVAQLEEEKKHLEFMNQLKKYDEDVSPSEEKEGDSTKDSLDDLFPNEEEEHGPGLPHQHSSAVAAAQQGGYEIPARLRTLHNLVIQYASQGRYEVAVPLCKQALEDLEKTSGHDHPDVATMLNILALVYRDQNKYKEAAHLLNDALSIREKTLGKDHPAVAATLNNLAVLYGKRGKYKEAEPLCKRALEIREKVLGKDHPDVAKQLNNLALLCQNQGKYDEVEYYYCRALEIYESCLGPDDPNVAKTKNNLASCYLKQGKYKDAEVLYKEILTRAHVKEFGSVDDEHKPIWMHAEEREEMSKSKHRDSAPYAEYGGWYKACKVSSPTVNTTLRNLGALYRRQGKLEAAETLEECAVRSRRQGIDPINQTKVVEILKEGDGTERHRSLGASVKYENATDGSEEA, encoded by the exons ATGTCCACCATGGTGTACCCAAGGGAGGAGAAACTGGACAAGCTGAGCCAAGAGGAGATAATTTCCAACACCAAGTTGGTAATGCAAGGGCTGGAAGCACTCAAGAATGAACACAACTCCATCCTGCACAGCTTGCTGGAGACCATCAAGTGCCTGAAGAAGGATGAAGAAGCCAATCTTGTACATGAGAAATCCAACCTGCTCCGCAAGTCAGTGGAGATGATAGAACTGGGGCTTGGAGAAGCTCAG GTGATGATGGCATTGTCTAACCATCTGAACGCCGTGGAGtcagagaagcagaagctgcGCGCTCAGGTGCGGAGACTGTGCCAGGAGAACCAGTGGCTGCGTGATGAGCTTGCCAACacccagcagaagctgcagcgTAGTGAGCAGACCGTGgctcagctggaggaggaaaagaaacaccTTGAGTTCATGAACCAGCTGAAGAAGTATGATGAGGATGTCTCACCTTCG gaggagaaggagggtgACTCCACCAAGGACTCTCTGGATGACCTGTTCCCgaatgaggaggaggagcatGGTCCTGGAT TGCCCCACCAGCAtagcagtgctgtggcagctgcccagcagggaggttATGAGATTCCTGCACGCTTGCGCACCCTCCACAACCTTGTCATCCAGTACGCCTCCCAGGGACGCTATGAGGTGGCTGTGCCGCTCTGCAAGCAGGCTCTGGAGGACTTGGAGAAGACATCAGGCCATGATCACCCTGATGTGGCTACCATGCTCAACATTCTAGCATTAGTGTACAG GGATCAGAACAAATACAAAGAAGCAGCACACCTCCTGAATGATGCTCTTTCTATCCGTGAGAAGACTCTAGGCAAAGACCACCCAGCT GTGGCAGCGACTTTGAACAATTTGGCTGTTCTCTATGGCAAGagaggaaaatacaaagaaGCAGAGCCACTGTGTAAGCGAGCCCTGGAGATCCGTGAAAAG GTTCTAGGCAAAGACCATCCTGATGTGGCCAAGCAGCTGAACAACCTAGCCCTGTTGTGCCAGAACCAGGGCAAGTATGATGAAGTGGAGTACTATTACTGCCGGGCCCTGGAGATCTATGAGAGCTGCCTGGGTCCTGATGACCCCAATGTGGCCAAGACCAAGAACAACCTG gCTTCCTGTTACCTGAAGCAAGGCAAATACAAAGATGCAGAGGTGCTGTATAAGGAGATCCTTACCCGTGCTCATGTGAAGGAGTTTGGCTCTGTGGATG ATGAACACAAGCCAATCTGGATGCATGcagaagagagagaggagatgAGCAAG AGCAAGCACAGAGACAGCGCTCCCTATGCCGAGTACGGTGGCTGGTACAAGGCCTGTAAGGTTAGCAG CCCAACTGTGAACACCACTCTGAGGAACCTGGGTGCGCTGTACCGGCGCCAGGGCAAGCTGGAAGCAGCTGAGACCTTGGAGGAGTGCGCAGTTCGCTCCCGGCGACAG GGCATTGACCCAATCAACCAGACGAAGGTGGTGGAGATCCTGAAGGAGGGGGATGGCACAGAGAGACATCGGAGCCTGGGGGCCAGCGTCAAGTACGAGAATGCCACAGACGGTAGCGAGGAA GCTTAA
- the MRPL2 gene encoding 39S ribosomal protein L2, mitochondrial isoform X1 codes for MAALGLCRAFGALLLSAGPRRARPPALPQPCLLGPVSVSALAACRGLGGSAPRCTTDPLWKCRTKYTVRPVGMKKTGGRDHTGRIRVRGIGGGHKRRYRMIDFQRLRSEKGAPLEPFTEKVISVRYDPCRSADIALVAGGNRKRWIIATENMQPGDSITSSPHIGRMAVSASEGDAYPLGALPVGTLICNLESHPGKGAQYIRAAGFCCSRQLPSLLPAPGTCGVLLRKVNGTAIVQLPSKRHMQVLETCVATVGRVSNVDHNKRVIGKAGRNRWLGKRPHTGLWHRKGGWAGRKIKPLPPMKSYVNLPRVKAVE; via the exons ATGGCGGCGCTGGGGCTCTGCCGCGCCTTCGGGGCGCTCCTGCTGTCGGCGgggccccgccgggcccggcccccggcgctgccccagccctgcctgctggggcCGGTGTCGGTGTCGGCGCTTGCCGCCTGCCGCGGGCTGGGCGGCTCGGCGCCGCGCTGTACCACGGACCCGCTGTGGAAGTGCCGAACCAAGTACACCGTGCGGCCCGTGGGCATGAAGAAGACGGGCGGCCGCGACCACACAG GCCGCATCCGCGTGCGGGGAATCGGCGGGGGACACAAGCGGCGCTACCGCATGATCGACTTCCAGCGCCTGCGCTCCGAGAAGGGGGCCCCGCTGGAGCCCTTCACCGAGAAGGTCATCAGCGTCCGATACGACCCTTGCAG GTCGGCTGACATCGCCCTGGTGGCCGGCGGCAACCGCAAGCGCTGGATCATTGCCACGGAGAACATGCAGCCAGGGGACAGCATCACGAGCTCGCCTCACATTGGCAGGATGGCAG TGTCAGCCAGCGAAGGGGACGCATATCCACTGGGGGCTCTGCCTGTCGGCACGCTGATCTGTAACCTGGAGAGCCACCCTGGGAAGGGAGCGCAGTACATCCGGGCAGCTG GGTTCTGCTGCTCAAGGCAGCTGCCTTCTCTCTTGCCTGCTCCAGGTACTTGTGgggtgctgctgaggaaagTGAATGGGACAGCCATCGTGCAGCTGCCCTCCAAAAGGCATATGCAG GTGCTGGAGACCTGTGTGGCCACAGTGGGCCGCGTGTCCAATGTGGATCACAACAAGCGGGTGATCGGGAAGGCGGGCCGGAACCGCTGGCTGGGCAAGCGCCCACACACAGGCTTGTGGCACCGCAAGGGTGGCTGGGCCGGGCGCAAGATCAAGCCTCTCCCACCCATGAAAAGCTATGTCAACCTTCCACGGGTCAAAGCAGTGGAGTGA
- the MRPL2 gene encoding 39S ribosomal protein L2, mitochondrial isoform X2, which yields MAALGLCRAFGALLLSAGPRRARPPALPQPCLLGPVSVSALAACRGLGGSAPRCTTDPLWKCRTKYTVRPVGMKKTGGRDHTGRIRVRGIGGGHKRRYRMIDFQRLRSEKGAPLEPFTEKVISVRYDPCRSADIALVAGGNRKRWIIATENMQPGDSITSSPHIGRMAVSASEGDAYPLGALPVGTLICNLESHPGKGAQYIRAAGTCGVLLRKVNGTAIVQLPSKRHMQVLETCVATVGRVSNVDHNKRVIGKAGRNRWLGKRPHTGLWHRKGGWAGRKIKPLPPMKSYVNLPRVKAVE from the exons ATGGCGGCGCTGGGGCTCTGCCGCGCCTTCGGGGCGCTCCTGCTGTCGGCGgggccccgccgggcccggcccccggcgctgccccagccctgcctgctggggcCGGTGTCGGTGTCGGCGCTTGCCGCCTGCCGCGGGCTGGGCGGCTCGGCGCCGCGCTGTACCACGGACCCGCTGTGGAAGTGCCGAACCAAGTACACCGTGCGGCCCGTGGGCATGAAGAAGACGGGCGGCCGCGACCACACAG GCCGCATCCGCGTGCGGGGAATCGGCGGGGGACACAAGCGGCGCTACCGCATGATCGACTTCCAGCGCCTGCGCTCCGAGAAGGGGGCCCCGCTGGAGCCCTTCACCGAGAAGGTCATCAGCGTCCGATACGACCCTTGCAG GTCGGCTGACATCGCCCTGGTGGCCGGCGGCAACCGCAAGCGCTGGATCATTGCCACGGAGAACATGCAGCCAGGGGACAGCATCACGAGCTCGCCTCACATTGGCAGGATGGCAG TGTCAGCCAGCGAAGGGGACGCATATCCACTGGGGGCTCTGCCTGTCGGCACGCTGATCTGTAACCTGGAGAGCCACCCTGGGAAGGGAGCGCAGTACATCCGGGCAGCTG GTACTTGTGgggtgctgctgaggaaagTGAATGGGACAGCCATCGTGCAGCTGCCCTCCAAAAGGCATATGCAG GTGCTGGAGACCTGTGTGGCCACAGTGGGCCGCGTGTCCAATGTGGATCACAACAAGCGGGTGATCGGGAAGGCGGGCCGGAACCGCTGGCTGGGCAAGCGCCCACACACAGGCTTGTGGCACCGCAAGGGTGGCTGGGCCGGGCGCAAGATCAAGCCTCTCCCACCCATGAAAAGCTATGTCAACCTTCCACGGGTCAAAGCAGTGGAGTGA